One Choristoneura fumiferana chromosome 25, NRCan_CFum_1, whole genome shotgun sequence genomic region harbors:
- the LOC141442119 gene encoding uncharacterized protein yields the protein MNNSCYVVITLLACAALAIEDDQPYCAVRYRRLCQGKGRHVACQFPAPGPGLNCQNYTQIKFTSELRHFITHYINRRRQRIAAGHERVRGGAHLPRPQIMMFVEWDRELASLAQRLADQCYFVHDDCRATVRYPYAGQTVGEVRWRRSSDSDELSAQRAIRRVFDAWWGERRRVEPRQLTQPFRITAKGSVWGHFSQIAVWTLRAVGCGAVRHGAEHPRLLLVCDFSHTNMLGQRTISPGKPAQCPDHTKRKPRSGYPLLCAAVRHPSAYVDTEEPRDDVYQYEDEEEEIVDTETTKKDYEAVSYNPPESVQPRTSDSAAKSSRRKLFEDRIPGDHGGRSRLQSQTTPYVEEVKTTRELEAKSKRRKLFEQRANQSKRQRPPSSSEESVEETSQIPDRSTMSTKEDTIDVPEFQPVSEASFYNKLAVQLGSAKAEDGAGRPTPRNRESEEEEYKVVEHNRREDERHKLRMGSRKRLPMEATRFRGQTQEPETEKDAFNTWQTRKPINENWSEVQDEPFQPPPNRRAQVTGAQERANRRTSTTTSEPLETSSELQNMRHRWNWKQTRDRPRRPGAAALLHTTTPEAPKMATEGQRTSMGASQSAFVTDEEVVDQLFKDTGFNPSWRKSSP from the exons AACAATTCGTGTTACGTCGTGATAACCTTACTCGCTTGTGCGGCTCTGGCGATAGAAGACGACCAGCCGTACTGCGCCGTTCGCTATCGGCGTCTCTGTCAGGGCAAGGGTCGCCACGTCGCGTGTCAGTTCCCTGCT CCGGGCCCCGGATTGAATTGCCAAAACTACACGCAGATCAAATTCACCAGTGAACTGAGGCATTTTATCACGCACTACATCAACAG ACGCCGCCAGCGCATAGCGGCGGGGCACGAGCGCGTGCGCGGCGGGGCGCACTTACCGCGGCCGCAGATCATGATGTTTGTT GAGTGGGATCGCGAGTTAGCGAGCTTGGCGCAAAGACTCGCAGACCAGTGCTATTTTGTGCACGACGACTGCAGAGCAACAG TACGTTACCCGTACGCGGGCCAGACAGTGGGTGAGGTGCGATGGCGGCGCTCAAGCGACAGCGACGAGCTGAGCGCACAGCGGGCAATCCGGCGGGTGTTCGACGCGTGGTGGGGCGAGCGCCGGCGCGTCGAGCCGAGGCAACTCACGCAGCCCTTCAGGATCACTGCCAA AGGTTCAGTCTGGGGCCACTTCAGCCAGATCGCGGTGTGGACGCTCCGCGCGGTCGGTTGCGGGGCCGTCCGGCACGGCGCCGAGCATCCGCGACTGCTTCTCGTCTGCGACTTCTCGCACACAAACATGCTTGGTCAGCGGACCATCTCTCCGGGCAAGCCGGCGCAGTGCCCTGATCACACCAAGCGCAAGCCGCGCTCCGGGTACCCGCTGTTATGTGCTGCG GTTCGCCATCCGTCTGCATACGTTGATACGGAAGAGCCGAGAGACGATGTCTACCAATACGAAGACGAAGAGGAAGAAATTGTCGATACTGAAACCACTAAAAAAGACTACGAAGCTGTATCATACAATCCTCCTGAGTCCGTCCAACCTCGTACTTCTGATTCAGCAGCAAAGAGCTCCCGCAGAAAGCTGTTCGAAGATAGAATACCAGGTGATCATGGTGGTAGATCAAGATTGCAATCTCAAACTACTCCTTACGTTGAGGAGGTGAAAACAACAAGAGAACTAGAGGCGAAGAGTAAAAGACGAAAGTTGTTTGAACAGAGAGCTAATCAAAGCAAGCGACAGAGACCTCCAAGTTCTTCTGAGGAGTCTGTGGAGGAAACAAGTCAGATCCCTGACAGATCTACGATGTCGACCAAAGAGGATACAATTGATGTGCCTGAATTCCAACCAG TGTCAGAAGCCTCCTTCTATAACAAGTTGGCAGTGCAGCTGGGGTCAGCTAAGGCGGAAGACGGCGCCGGCAGACCAACTCCAAGGAACAGGGAATCGGAAGAAGAGGAGTATAAGGTTGTGGAGCACAACCGGAGGGAGGATGAAAG GCACAAGTTAAGGATGGGTTCTCGCAAGCGGCTGCCTATGGAGGCCACGCGGTTCCGCGGCCAGACCCAGGAACCGGAAACTGAGAAGGATGCCTTTAACACGTGGCAGACCAGGAAACCGATCAATGAAAATTGGAG TGAGGTCCAGGATGAACCGTTCCAGCCGCCGCCGAACCGGCGAGCACAGGTCACAGGAGCACAGGAGCGGGCCAACAGACGTACGAGTACAACCACCTCCGAGCCGCTTGAGACCAGCTCT gAATTGCAGAATATGAGACACCGATGGAACTGGAAACAGACTAGAGATAGACCTCGAAG GCCTGGTGCCGCAGCGTTGCTCCACACCACCACACCAGAAGCACCAAAAATGGCGACGGAGGGGCAACGAACCAGCATGGGAGCTAGC caatCTGCGTTCGTCACAGACGAAGAAGTAGTAGACCAGCTGTTCAAGGACACAGGCTTCAACCCCTCCTGGAGAAAGTCCAGCCCTTAG